One window of the Burkholderia ubonensis subsp. mesacidophila genome contains the following:
- a CDS encoding efflux RND transporter periplasmic adaptor subunit: protein MKPASLICSLPLLAALAVCAGCKKPAAIPKLGEPEVTVVTVAPRDTPVDFEFTAQTQSSHEVEIRARVDGFLDKRTYVEGQMVKFGQTLFLMDHKPFDAALQTAKGQLAQQQARLNVAKENLARVRPLAAQNALSKKDLDDAVGNVQQAEAAVIAAQGQVQTAQLNLGYTTIKSPITGLSSFARQQDGSYVTATAAGLLTYVYQLDPMWVNFSISENEMLKRRDEITRGKLRFPPNDEFVVTLVLADGTEFPQRGRINFANPAFSTDTGTFLVRAVFDNPNGTLRPGQFVRARVSGALRPSAVLVPQRAVLQGAKSHYVWVVDNASKAHERVVEVGEWHGDDWFITDGLKAGERVVVDGAIRVAPDTPLKIVPAAAPSAASGSGVAAAQ from the coding sequence ATGAAGCCCGCATCCCTCATTTGTTCGCTGCCGCTGCTCGCGGCCCTCGCCGTCTGCGCCGGATGCAAGAAGCCGGCGGCAATCCCGAAGCTCGGCGAGCCTGAAGTGACGGTCGTGACGGTCGCGCCGCGCGATACGCCGGTGGACTTCGAATTCACCGCGCAGACGCAGAGTTCGCACGAGGTCGAGATTCGTGCACGGGTGGACGGCTTCCTGGACAAGCGCACCTATGTCGAAGGGCAGATGGTGAAGTTCGGCCAGACGCTGTTCCTGATGGACCACAAGCCGTTCGATGCCGCGCTGCAGACTGCGAAGGGCCAGTTGGCGCAGCAGCAGGCGAGGCTCAACGTCGCGAAGGAAAATCTCGCGCGGGTCAGGCCGCTCGCCGCGCAGAACGCGCTGAGCAAGAAGGACCTGGACGACGCGGTCGGCAACGTGCAGCAGGCCGAGGCTGCGGTGATCGCCGCGCAGGGGCAGGTGCAGACGGCGCAGCTCAACCTCGGCTATACGACGATCAAGTCGCCGATCACCGGCCTGTCGAGCTTCGCTCGGCAGCAGGACGGCAGCTATGTCACAGCCACCGCCGCGGGGTTGCTCACGTACGTGTACCAGCTCGACCCGATGTGGGTGAATTTCAGCATTTCCGAAAACGAGATGCTCAAGCGCCGCGACGAAATTACGAGAGGGAAGCTGCGCTTTCCGCCGAACGACGAATTTGTCGTGACGCTCGTGCTGGCCGACGGCACCGAATTTCCGCAGCGCGGGCGGATCAACTTCGCGAACCCGGCATTCAGCACCGACACCGGAACGTTTCTGGTGCGCGCCGTGTTCGACAACCCGAACGGCACGTTGCGGCCCGGGCAGTTCGTGCGCGCGCGCGTGTCCGGCGCGCTGCGGCCCAGCGCGGTGCTGGTGCCGCAGCGCGCCGTCCTGCAGGGGGCCAAGAGTCACTACGTATGGGTTGTCGACAACGCGTCGAAGGCGCATGAGCGCGTCGTGGAAGTCGGGGAATGGCACGGCGACGACTGGTTCATCACCGACGGGCTGAAGGCCGGCGAGCGCGTGGTGGTCGACGGCGCGATACGTGTCGCACCGGATACGCCGCTGAAGATCGTCCCGGCGGCGGCGCCATCGGCCGCGAGCGGATCCGGCGTCGCCGCAGCCCAATGA
- a CDS encoding PAS domain-containing sensor histidine kinase encodes MSLPTLGIEVVLAAAMASFVWWLHNMHTQRQSPVGTSSGPAGRHSPRHARERSAPFSMAAPQCAAPRREPRGEGFLEHAGLHIPPALRRASDAAARIPWFGKRLKSDPDHRQTATPMRDALERVPVAIVGFNERDEIVFANEKARALFGYHGDALTGASGRMLFPDCHASVECNVPPPVQSMQSVVARRSDGAEFPAEVTTSECCVDGAPIRLAVVVDRSDRVELQRNRQELAHLTRISALGELAGSLAHELNQPLTAILSNAQAAQHFLDADPINLAEVRETLKDIVADNCRAGEIIRKMRALVRKGDVDLQPLDVGGVVRDVVLLVHSDAILRRIRTTFDIEDALPSVRGDRVQLQQVVLNLLLNGFDAVHDGPAADRVVTVRVWAEPEGAVRICVCDRGRGLTVDQFDRIFKPFFTSKPHGLGLGLSISRTIVAAHGGRLWAENNADRGASFHVALPAGGPAESNHVRRQP; translated from the coding sequence ATGTCTCTCCCTACGCTGGGTATCGAGGTTGTGCTGGCGGCGGCCATGGCATCGTTCGTGTGGTGGTTACATAACATGCACACGCAACGGCAATCGCCGGTCGGCACGAGCAGCGGCCCGGCAGGCCGGCATTCGCCGCGTCACGCGCGCGAGCGCAGTGCGCCGTTCAGCATGGCGGCGCCGCAATGCGCGGCACCACGGCGGGAACCCCGCGGCGAAGGATTCCTGGAGCATGCGGGTCTGCACATTCCGCCGGCGCTGCGTCGCGCGTCGGACGCGGCAGCCCGTATCCCGTGGTTCGGCAAGCGTTTGAAATCCGATCCGGATCATCGCCAAACGGCAACGCCGATGCGCGATGCGTTGGAGCGCGTACCGGTGGCAATCGTCGGTTTCAACGAGCGTGATGAAATCGTCTTTGCCAATGAAAAGGCGAGGGCGCTGTTCGGTTACCACGGCGATGCGTTGACCGGCGCGTCCGGTCGGATGCTGTTTCCCGACTGTCACGCGAGCGTCGAGTGCAACGTGCCGCCGCCGGTGCAGTCGATGCAATCGGTGGTGGCGAGACGCAGCGACGGAGCGGAATTCCCGGCGGAAGTGACGACGAGCGAGTGCTGCGTCGACGGCGCGCCGATCCGGCTCGCGGTCGTCGTCGATCGCAGCGACCGGGTCGAATTGCAGCGGAACCGGCAGGAGCTCGCGCATCTGACCCGCATCTCCGCGCTCGGCGAACTGGCGGGTTCGCTCGCGCACGAATTGAACCAGCCGCTGACCGCGATCCTGAGCAACGCGCAGGCCGCGCAGCACTTCCTGGACGCGGATCCGATCAACCTGGCCGAGGTGCGGGAGACCCTGAAGGACATCGTGGCCGACAATTGCCGCGCGGGTGAAATCATCCGAAAAATGCGCGCGCTCGTCCGCAAGGGCGACGTGGATCTGCAGCCGCTCGACGTCGGCGGCGTCGTCCGGGACGTCGTGCTGCTCGTGCATAGCGACGCGATCCTGCGCCGCATCCGGACGACGTTCGACATCGAAGACGCGCTACCTTCCGTGCGTGGCGACCGGGTGCAACTGCAGCAGGTCGTGCTCAATCTCCTGCTCAACGGATTCGATGCAGTGCATGACGGGCCCGCCGCGGATCGTGTCGTCACCGTGCGGGTATGGGCCGAGCCCGAAGGCGCGGTGCGCATCTGCGTGTGCGATCGCGGGCGCGGACTGACGGTCGACCAGTTCGACAGGATCTTCAAGCCGTTCTTCACGTCGAAGCCGCACGGGCTGGGATTGGGCCTGTCGATCAGCCGGACGATCGTCGCCGCGCACGGCGGCCGTCTCTGGGCGGAAAACAACGCGGACCGCGGCGCTTCGTTCCATGTCGCGTTGCCGGCAGGGGGCCCGGCGGAATCGAACCACGTGCGCCGGCAACCATGA
- a CDS encoding response regulator transcription factor — protein MNDPASIVFIVDDDLAVRRALSRLVRSAGYRAESFESGRAFLAAADPTNCPACLLLDLQLPDVNGLDIQRELNAALPIIFITGHGDIGTTVDAMKAGAADFLPKPVSDTVLLDAIRRALERSMQMGERRRELASLQARAGRLTPREREVMALVVTGRLNKQVADDLGITEKTIKIHRARVMEKMEAASLADLVRLADKLGIGASTSVRPVR, from the coding sequence ATGAACGATCCCGCTTCGATTGTCTTCATCGTGGACGACGACCTTGCGGTCCGGCGCGCGCTGTCACGGCTCGTCCGCTCGGCAGGCTACCGGGCCGAGTCGTTCGAATCGGGGCGCGCATTTCTCGCCGCGGCCGATCCGACGAACTGCCCCGCATGCCTGCTGCTGGATCTCCAGCTGCCGGACGTGAACGGACTCGACATCCAGCGCGAACTGAATGCGGCGCTGCCGATCATTTTCATTACCGGGCACGGCGACATCGGCACGACCGTGGACGCGATGAAGGCCGGCGCGGCCGACTTCCTGCCGAAGCCGGTTAGCGATACGGTCCTGCTCGACGCGATCCGGCGCGCGCTCGAGCGTTCGATGCAGATGGGCGAACGCCGCCGGGAGCTAGCGAGCCTTCAGGCGCGCGCCGGCCGCCTGACGCCGCGAGAGCGGGAAGTCATGGCGCTCGTCGTGACGGGCCGCTTGAACAAACAGGTCGCCGACGATCTCGGCATCACCGAAAAAACCATCAAGATTCACCGCGCACGCGTGATGGAAAAAATGGAAGCGGCGTCGCTGGCGGACCTCGTGCGTCTCGCCGACAAGCTCGGCATCGGCGCTTCGACATCCGTGCGCCCGGTTCGCTGA
- a CDS encoding efflux transporter outer membrane subunit: MRRAALWRLCAPVLLMGLGGCLLGPDYVRPKVDVPVSFRFAPDEAADVANSAWWEQFQDPTLNALIATALAENRDVKAASARVDEFLGQFVSTRSALFPQLAAGFDAERQRSSRSGAIPLPPTVPSVSNQFQATLSASWDLDLFGKVRRETEAARANLRASEEARRATILTLVASVASSYITLRSLDRQLEIAKATTASRADSVKVFTARFNGGEVSQMELAQSQSEYEATLATISQLDTQIAQQEHALSVLLGRNPGPIMRGRPLAELETPAVPAGLPSDLLERRPDLRQAEQNLIAQNALIGAARALYFPSISLTGLFGSVSAQFSNLFTGPARAWSFAGSATLPIFTGGNITGQVHQAEARQQEALYAYQKAIEVAFQQVEDALIGLQKSREQLATQARQIDALRTYERLARLRYEGGYTSYIEVLDAERTLFNAELSYTQTRSATLTSLVNLYMAMGGGWVVTAERMTVPHAAADRPVADEEAK, encoded by the coding sequence ATGCGACGCGCCGCGCTCTGGCGCCTCTGCGCGCCGGTCTTGCTGATGGGCTTGGGCGGCTGCCTGCTCGGCCCGGACTACGTGCGGCCCAAGGTCGACGTGCCGGTGTCGTTCCGGTTCGCGCCCGACGAGGCCGCGGACGTCGCCAACAGCGCGTGGTGGGAGCAGTTCCAGGACCCGACATTGAATGCGTTGATCGCGACCGCGCTGGCGGAAAACCGCGACGTCAAGGCGGCGTCGGCGCGCGTCGACGAATTCCTCGGGCAGTTCGTCAGCACGCGCTCGGCGTTGTTTCCGCAGCTCGCCGCCGGGTTCGACGCCGAGCGGCAGCGGTCGTCGCGAAGCGGTGCGATTCCGCTGCCGCCGACGGTGCCGTCGGTCTCGAACCAGTTTCAGGCGACCCTGTCGGCATCGTGGGACCTCGACCTGTTCGGCAAGGTCAGGCGCGAGACCGAAGCCGCGCGCGCCAACCTGCGCGCGAGCGAGGAAGCGCGTCGCGCGACGATCCTGACGCTGGTGGCGTCGGTCGCATCGTCCTACATCACGCTGCGCAGCCTCGACCGCCAGCTGGAGATCGCGAAAGCGACGACCGCGAGCCGCGCGGACTCCGTCAAGGTGTTCACCGCGCGCTTCAACGGCGGCGAAGTGTCGCAGATGGAGCTGGCGCAAAGCCAGTCCGAATACGAGGCGACGCTCGCGACGATTTCGCAGCTCGACACGCAGATCGCTCAGCAGGAGCACGCGCTGTCCGTGCTGCTCGGCCGCAATCCCGGCCCGATCATGCGCGGCCGCCCGCTCGCCGAGCTCGAGACGCCGGCGGTGCCCGCCGGGCTGCCGTCGGACCTGCTCGAACGCCGGCCCGACCTGCGGCAGGCGGAACAGAACCTGATCGCGCAGAACGCGCTGATCGGCGCGGCCCGCGCGCTGTACTTCCCGTCGATTTCGCTGACCGGGCTGTTCGGTTCGGTCAGTGCGCAATTCTCGAATCTCTTTACCGGGCCCGCGCGCGCGTGGTCGTTTGCCGGATCGGCGACGCTGCCGATCTTCACGGGCGGCAACATCACCGGGCAGGTCCACCAGGCCGAGGCGCGTCAGCAGGAAGCGCTTTACGCGTACCAGAAGGCGATCGAGGTCGCGTTCCAGCAGGTCGAGGACGCGCTGATCGGATTGCAGAAGTCGCGCGAGCAGCTTGCCACTCAGGCCCGGCAGATCGACGCGTTGCGCACGTACGAGCGGCTTGCCCGGCTGCGCTACGAGGGCGGCTACACGAGCTACATCGAAGTGCTCGACGCCGAGCGCACGCTGTTCAATGCGGAGTTGTCATATACGCAGACACGCAGCGCGACGCTCACGTCGCTCGTCAATCTCTACATGGCCATGGGCGGGGGCTGGGTCGTCACGGCCGAACGGATGACCGTGCCGCATGCCGCCGCCGATCGGCCCGTGGCCGACGAGGAGGCGAAGTGA
- a CDS encoding efflux RND transporter permease subunit: MNISHFCIDRPIFASVISIVITLGGTLTMLSLPVAQYPDVTPPQITIAASYPGASADVVANNVAAPIEQQVNGADNMIYMESSSSSTGNLTINAFFEIGTNPELAQVDVQNRVNLALPQLPQSVQAQGVQIQKKSSAFMMVIAIYSPQERYDATYIANYTNIYVLDAIKRIGGANQSAIFGTPDYAMRIWLKPDRMAQLGITAADVQRAVANQNQQFAVGRLGQAPTGGAVEQSFAVTTPGRLAEPADFDNIIVRAASQGTAIVRLKDIGRAELGQKDYSIRSRFQGKPATIIAVYQQPGANALDVSKQVRATLADMKKSFPEGLDYRIAMDTTDFTRASINDVVHTFFEALVLVVIVVFVFLQSLRATIIPVLAVPVSILGTAMGMALLGFSINMLTLFGMVLAIGIVVDDAIVVIENVERNMTVHKLDPKAAAKRAMDEVAGPVVAIVLVLCAVFVPVAFLGGITGQLYKQFAITIAISVVISGVVALTLSPALAALLLTSAHHEKKGFFRWFENVFARLTAGYTRAVRFVIKRFVFALVLFGGMIALTVVLFRTIPGAFLPPEDQGYLLGAVIMPDAASLDRTGDVSQRVADYFMKQAAVDSVTTVDGFSLLDSQNKNNAGTFFVGLKGFDERYKFANIRTQNARAVLIDAYLNLSGIKQGIVVPVNPPSIPGLGTTGGTEVWVQSKGDASIAQLAGVVEEFVNKVKARPELSGVTSTFNASSQQLLVDVDRDKSETLGVPIQDVYSAMQTMFGSLYVSQFNRASRLWQVILQAEPSYRLKPQDLDQIYVRSTNGSMVPLRSVVTYRYVTGPDLITRFNNFPAVKITANAAPGYSSGQVIAALEAVAAQMPPGYDVAWSGEAYEARKSGGTSGLVFVFGLVMVFLILAAQYEKWSLPFGVLMAVPFAMFGALVAILLRGLNNDVYFQIGLTMLVALAAKNAILIFEFAVINREAGASPYDAALTASEERLRPIIMTSLAFILGVVPLAIALGASANSRHSIGTGVIGGMLGATAIAVFFIPMFYYLLEALSSRSRGQALPPSSAAGPGSPHTAPSAPCKDD, from the coding sequence ATGAACATCTCCCACTTCTGCATCGACCGGCCGATCTTCGCGTCCGTCATCTCGATCGTCATCACGCTGGGCGGCACATTGACGATGCTTTCGCTGCCGGTGGCCCAGTACCCGGACGTCACGCCGCCGCAGATCACCATTGCTGCGTCATATCCGGGCGCGAGCGCGGACGTCGTCGCCAACAACGTGGCCGCGCCGATCGAGCAGCAGGTCAACGGCGCGGACAACATGATCTACATGGAATCGTCCAGCTCGTCGACCGGCAACCTGACGATCAACGCGTTCTTCGAGATCGGCACCAACCCGGAACTCGCGCAGGTGGACGTGCAGAACCGCGTGAACCTGGCGCTGCCGCAACTGCCGCAATCGGTGCAGGCGCAGGGCGTGCAGATCCAGAAGAAGTCGTCCGCGTTCATGATGGTCATCGCGATCTATTCCCCGCAGGAGCGCTACGACGCGACCTATATCGCCAACTACACGAACATCTACGTGCTCGATGCGATCAAGCGCATCGGCGGGGCCAATCAGTCCGCCATCTTCGGCACGCCCGACTATGCGATGCGCATCTGGCTGAAGCCGGACCGCATGGCGCAACTGGGCATCACCGCAGCCGACGTCCAGCGCGCGGTCGCCAACCAGAACCAGCAGTTCGCGGTCGGGCGGCTCGGCCAGGCGCCGACCGGCGGCGCGGTCGAGCAGTCGTTCGCGGTGACGACCCCGGGCCGCCTCGCCGAGCCGGCCGACTTCGACAACATCATCGTCCGGGCCGCGAGCCAGGGCACGGCGATCGTCCGCCTCAAGGACATCGGGCGCGCCGAACTGGGGCAGAAGGACTATTCGATTCGCAGCCGCTTCCAGGGCAAGCCGGCCACGATCATCGCCGTCTATCAGCAGCCGGGCGCCAATGCGCTCGATGTGTCCAAGCAGGTTCGCGCGACGCTCGCGGACATGAAGAAGTCGTTTCCCGAAGGGCTCGATTACCGGATCGCGATGGATACGACGGATTTCACGCGCGCGTCGATCAACGACGTCGTGCATACCTTCTTCGAGGCGCTCGTATTGGTCGTGATCGTCGTGTTCGTGTTCCTGCAAAGCCTGCGCGCCACCATCATTCCGGTGCTGGCCGTGCCGGTGTCGATTCTCGGCACGGCGATGGGCATGGCGTTGCTAGGCTTCTCGATCAACATGCTGACGCTGTTCGGCATGGTGCTCGCGATCGGCATCGTGGTCGACGACGCGATCGTCGTGATCGAGAACGTCGAGCGCAACATGACGGTGCACAAGCTCGACCCGAAGGCGGCCGCCAAGCGGGCGATGGACGAGGTGGCCGGGCCGGTGGTGGCGATCGTGCTGGTGCTGTGCGCGGTGTTCGTGCCGGTCGCGTTTCTCGGCGGCATCACGGGGCAGCTCTACAAGCAGTTTGCGATCACGATCGCGATTTCGGTGGTGATCTCGGGCGTCGTCGCGCTGACGTTGTCGCCGGCGCTGGCCGCGCTGCTGCTCACGAGCGCGCACCACGAGAAGAAGGGCTTCTTCCGGTGGTTCGAAAACGTGTTCGCGCGGCTGACGGCCGGCTACACGCGCGCGGTCAGGTTCGTCATCAAGCGTTTCGTGTTCGCACTCGTCCTGTTCGGCGGCATGATCGCGCTGACGGTCGTGTTGTTCCGGACGATCCCGGGCGCGTTTCTGCCGCCGGAGGATCAAGGCTACCTGCTCGGCGCGGTCATCATGCCGGACGCGGCGAGCCTCGACCGCACAGGCGACGTGTCGCAGCGGGTCGCCGACTACTTCATGAAGCAGGCGGCGGTGGACAGTGTGACGACGGTCGACGGCTTCAGCCTGCTCGACAGCCAGAACAAGAACAACGCCGGCACGTTCTTCGTCGGCCTGAAGGGCTTCGACGAGCGCTACAAGTTCGCGAACATCCGGACGCAGAATGCCCGCGCCGTGCTGATCGATGCGTATTTGAACCTGTCCGGGATCAAGCAGGGGATCGTCGTTCCCGTCAATCCGCCGTCGATTCCGGGGCTCGGTACGACCGGCGGAACCGAGGTGTGGGTGCAGAGCAAGGGCGACGCATCGATCGCGCAGCTGGCCGGTGTCGTGGAGGAATTCGTGAACAAGGTGAAAGCGCGGCCGGAGCTGTCGGGCGTGACGTCGACCTTCAACGCATCGTCGCAGCAGCTTCTGGTCGATGTGGATCGCGATAAATCCGAGACGCTCGGCGTGCCGATCCAGGACGTGTACAGCGCGATGCAGACGATGTTCGGCTCGCTCTACGTGTCGCAATTCAACCGGGCGAGCCGGCTCTGGCAGGTCATCCTGCAGGCGGAGCCGTCCTACCGCCTCAAGCCGCAGGACCTCGACCAGATCTACGTGCGCAGCACGAACGGCAGCATGGTGCCGCTCAGGTCCGTGGTGACCTACCGGTACGTGACCGGCCCCGACCTGATCACGCGGTTCAACAATTTCCCCGCGGTCAAGATCACGGCCAATGCGGCGCCCGGCTACAGCTCGGGCCAGGTCATCGCGGCACTGGAGGCGGTGGCCGCGCAGATGCCGCCCGGCTACGACGTCGCGTGGAGCGGCGAGGCCTACGAGGCGCGCAAGTCGGGCGGCACGTCCGGCTTGGTGTTCGTCTTCGGCCTCGTGATGGTGTTCCTGATCCTCGCCGCGCAGTACGAGAAGTGGTCGCTGCCGTTCGGCGTGCTGATGGCGGTGCCGTTCGCGATGTTCGGCGCGCTGGTCGCGATCCTGCTGCGCGGGCTGAATAACGACGTCTACTTCCAGATCGGGCTGACCATGCTGGTCGCGCTGGCCGCGAAGAACGCGATCCTGATCTTCGAGTTCGCGGTGATCAACCGCGAGGCGGGCGCGTCGCCGTACGACGCGGCGCTGACGGCGTCGGAAGAGCGCTTGCGGCCGATCATCATGACCTCGCTGGCGTTCATCCTCGGCGTCGTGCCGCTGGCGATCGCGCTCGGCGCGTCGGCGAACAGCCGTCACTCGATCGGCACGGGCGTCATCGGCGGGATGCTCGGGGCCACGGCGATCGCCGTGTTCTTCATCCCGATGTTCTATTACCTGCTCGAGGCGCTGTCGTCACGCTCGCGCGGCCAGGCCCTGCCGCCTTCGTCGGCGGCAGGGCCCGGCTCGCCGCACACCGCGCCGTCCGCGCCTTGCAAGGACGACTGA
- a CDS encoding glycine zipper family protein, with the protein MEFALRRSKPPRPRKRGAARKRRLAPFAMGLVALTIAGFACAQQPIFYPAKGQSAQKQQTDTAECQVWAKQTTGVDPVALAQRAAAPSAQPPSQGGVLRGAAGGAAMGAAIGAIAGDAGKGAAIGAITGTAGGGMRRLRREQAAAQQEQAMQSSTASQLSTFTRAVTACMNGRGYTSQ; encoded by the coding sequence ATGGAATTCGCGTTGCGGCGATCGAAGCCTCCACGGCCACGCAAACGTGGAGCGGCCCGCAAGCGGCGGCTCGCACCGTTCGCGATGGGTCTCGTCGCATTGACGATTGCCGGCTTCGCGTGCGCGCAGCAGCCGATCTTCTATCCCGCGAAGGGGCAGAGTGCGCAAAAGCAACAGACCGACACGGCGGAATGCCAGGTGTGGGCAAAACAGACCACGGGCGTCGATCCGGTTGCCCTCGCGCAGCGCGCCGCTGCTCCGTCCGCACAGCCGCCGTCGCAGGGTGGCGTGCTGCGAGGCGCTGCGGGCGGCGCAGCCATGGGGGCCGCAATTGGGGCGATCGCCGGCGATGCCGGCAAGGGCGCGGCGATCGGCGCAATCACCGGCACGGCCGGCGGCGGCATGCGCCGGCTTCGCCGGGAGCAGGCCGCTGCCCAACAGGAGCAAGCCATGCAGAGCAGCACCGCGAGCCAGCTGTCGACGTTTACGCGCGCCGTGACCGCATGCATGAACGGGCGGGGCTACACGAGCCAATAG
- a CDS encoding response regulator transcription factor: MGNVKPFVAVVDDDESVGRAIKRLLRSVGIGADTFSSGDDFLDTLASMPSYRPACVILDIQMPGLNGLEVQRRLDGTGVPVIVITAYDDVAVREQALAAGAIAYVRKPFNDALLIKTVCTALGIASPP, encoded by the coding sequence ATGGGTAACGTCAAGCCATTCGTTGCGGTTGTCGACGACGATGAATCGGTGGGCCGGGCGATCAAGCGTCTGTTGCGATCTGTCGGCATCGGCGCGGACACGTTTTCGAGCGGCGACGATTTTCTGGACACGCTAGCGTCGATGCCCTCATACCGCCCCGCATGCGTGATTCTCGACATCCAGATGCCCGGGCTCAACGGACTCGAGGTGCAGCGGCGCCTCGACGGCACGGGGGTGCCCGTCATCGTGATCACCGCCTACGACGACGTCGCCGTGCGCGAACAGGCGCTCGCGGCCGGGGCGATCGCCTATGTGCGCAAGCCGTTCAACGATGCGCTGCTGATCAAGACCGTGTGCACCGCGCTGGGCATCGCGTCGCCGCCGTGA
- a CDS encoding paraquat-inducible protein A, whose amino-acid sequence MNRAGLLVCHECDLLQRDAPVAPGCALRCRRCRAELYRNRLDSLERALAFAAASGVLFVISNLYPIVGLSVGGTLVETTLAGAVRVLYADGIWPLAGLVFATTILMPLTQIAGMLWLLVPLRMNRVPAGAARVFRICHLAAPWGMTEVLILGLLVALVKLAHIASVVTGVALYSFGALMLVLAAAGAAFDAHELWSRIDAARGGGRDGSGVSVPRGVVTAADCGLALCHDCGQLARTPADAHDLACPRCGAALHVRKPASVSRTWALLIAAMVLYIPANVLPVMYTSSLFGAQKDTILSGVVYLWVSGSWPLAVVVFIASIAVPLLKILALAYLASSVQLHSRWLPEQRARIYRMVEFVGRWSMLDIYVITMLVALVQFQALATIKAGPAAIAFGAVVVLTMFAATTFDPRLIWDTGEQHHGWPRENA is encoded by the coding sequence GTGAACCGCGCCGGCCTGCTTGTCTGCCACGAATGCGACCTGCTCCAGCGGGACGCGCCGGTGGCGCCCGGCTGCGCGCTGCGCTGCCGGCGCTGCCGCGCCGAGCTTTACCGCAACCGCCTGGACAGCCTGGAGCGCGCGCTGGCGTTTGCCGCGGCCTCGGGCGTGCTGTTCGTCATCTCCAACCTGTATCCGATCGTCGGCCTGTCGGTCGGCGGGACGCTGGTGGAGACGACGCTCGCCGGCGCCGTGCGGGTGCTGTATGCGGACGGCATATGGCCGCTGGCCGGACTCGTGTTCGCGACCACGATCCTGATGCCGCTCACGCAGATCGCCGGCATGCTCTGGCTGCTGGTGCCGCTGCGGATGAATCGCGTGCCGGCGGGCGCGGCGCGCGTGTTTCGCATCTGCCATCTCGCGGCGCCGTGGGGGATGACGGAAGTGCTGATCCTCGGCCTGCTGGTGGCGCTGGTCAAGCTGGCCCATATCGCGAGCGTCGTGACGGGCGTCGCGCTCTATTCGTTCGGCGCGCTGATGCTGGTGCTCGCTGCCGCCGGCGCTGCGTTCGATGCGCATGAACTGTGGTCACGGATCGACGCGGCGCGGGGCGGTGGGAGGGACGGCAGCGGCGTGTCCGTGCCGCGCGGCGTCGTTACCGCCGCCGATTGCGGCCTCGCGCTGTGCCACGACTGTGGGCAACTCGCGCGCACGCCGGCGGATGCGCACGATCTGGCCTGTCCGCGCTGCGGCGCGGCGCTGCACGTGCGCAAGCCCGCGAGCGTGTCGCGCACGTGGGCGCTCCTGATCGCCGCGATGGTCCTTTACATCCCCGCGAACGTGTTGCCGGTGATGTACACGAGTTCGCTGTTCGGTGCGCAGAAGGACACCATCCTGAGCGGCGTCGTCTATCTGTGGGTGTCCGGATCGTGGCCGCTCGCGGTCGTGGTGTTCATCGCCAGCATCGCGGTGCCGCTGCTCAAGATCCTCGCGCTCGCGTATCTCGCGTCTTCGGTCCAGCTGCATTCACGATGGCTGCCTGAACAGCGCGCCCGCATCTATCGAATGGTCGAATTCGTCGGGCGCTGGTCGATGCTCGACATCTACGTGATCACGATGCTCGTTGCCCTCGTGCAGTTCCAGGCGCTGGCGACGATCAAGGCCGGTCCTGCGGCGATCGCGTTCGGAGCGGTGGTCGTGCTGACGATGTTCGCGGCGACGACATTCGACCCCCGCCTGATCTGGGACACTGGGGAGCAGCATCATGGGTGGCCCCGAGAAAACGCCTGA
- a CDS encoding lipid-binding SYLF domain-containing protein, with protein MIECIRKLAGISLLAVTAACSTGQSPSASGSGGADPVLDQDAQAALANLYVATPQAKDVAAKAKGILVFPSVVRAGFIAGASHGTGELIEAGKVTGYYATTSVTYGLQAGVQTYGYVMMFMSDKALDNLKTSSGFEVGMAPTVVIGDAGAARNLTTTTLQSDIYAFIFDQKGLMAGIGLRGSKITRLNR; from the coding sequence ATGATCGAATGCATTCGCAAGCTGGCCGGGATCTCGCTGCTGGCCGTGACGGCTGCCTGCTCGACCGGTCAATCGCCGTCCGCATCCGGTAGCGGAGGGGCGGATCCCGTTCTCGACCAGGATGCGCAGGCGGCGCTGGCGAACCTGTACGTCGCCACGCCCCAGGCGAAGGACGTGGCGGCCAAGGCCAAGGGCATTCTCGTGTTTCCGAGCGTGGTGAGAGCCGGGTTCATTGCCGGCGCCTCGCACGGCACGGGCGAATTGATCGAGGCTGGCAAGGTCACCGGATACTACGCGACGACATCGGTGACTTACGGCCTTCAGGCGGGTGTCCAGACATACGGCTACGTGATGATGTTCATGTCGGACAAGGCGCTCGACAACCTCAAGACGAGTTCCGGGTTCGAAGTCGGCATGGCGCCGACCGTCGTGATCGGCGATGCGGGCGCTGCCAGGAATCTGACGACGACCACGCTGCAGTCCGATATCTACGCGTTCATCTTCGATCAGAAGGGCTTGATGGCCGGGATCGGCTTGAGAGGGTCGAAGATTACCCGCCTCAATCGATGA